TATCGTTGATTTAATTGTGGGTGTTATCTAGGATACGACAGACGCATACAAGCGAAGtgtctataaaataaataatacacaataaCACATGTAAAACGCGAATGTAAATACTttcttgttgtttttctttctttcgaCGAACAGAATGTACAGTTTGCAAGCCCTATAAACGCACATTTGTTTTTACAATCGCATTGTAGGAATCGTTCAACTCAAAGCTCATTGGGCAAGAGGTACAGATTTTGAATATCGGTCAAATAGTCTGTGGGTGTTGTATTATCCAGAACGATGTAAGTAAAACACTAAGATTTGATAGTTTAATTGGAAAGTATTTTCCTATGCAGTTTGTTTTAATCGTCCTTTTATTTGTTCTAGAATATGGAAAGAATGCTGTGTCTACTTCTGTTTATTTTCATACCAGCTGTACTTCCTGTTACTGCTCAAAGCGGTAAGATATTTTGTACTACAGTGTATTTGGTTTGCTTTACTTAGTTAAACGTCCCGTTAACCAAGGTCATTagaggacgtgccaggtttagatgATGGTTGAAAGCCAAAGcccaggagaaaaaccatcggCCAGCGGTTACATGAAGTACgtagcaactgccccacatttGATTCAAACACGCAACACAGTGGTGAAGAGCTTGTGTCAGGATATCTTAACCAGTCGGCACCAACGACTTCCTAAGGACAATTATTGCTTAAAAATAATACTATTAACatacatgataatgtatttgatTTAGTCCTCAGAATCAGGTCAACTTTAAATTACAGCACAGTTGTAAAAATTATCGTTTAGATCTTATCGGAAAGTGAGGATAGTAACATAACATCCTAGATAGTAGTGAACAAGTGAGCTAGTGACATGATTGGGAAAGAACTGAGGAGAATATTTCATTCTCttaaatacaagaaaataattataaatgataaatgccGGTTACAACAAACAATTCTCTGGGACAGCTGATCGCCGATTAGTAAAAGGGGAGGAGGGTCCGTGAAATAGGAGGCCTTGATTGCATTGGGAGAGTCGGTATAGACCGTCTCTTGTGGCAGGGATCCTAGGGATTCGGACTCGCATGCAATCAAATATGATTTCAATCTAGTTTTAGGTTAGGTCTCATTCATGATTTACCATGGGGGACAGGAATTTTAGTCCACTCCCGAGGAAAACCGGGTGTGACATGGTAGGCTCTGTTAGGTCTCATCCATGTTTACCATAGGGAAACAAGAATTTtagtttaaaactaaaattagtCCACTCCTGAGGCACCAGGTGGGACGACCTAGTAACTTCACTGGTGCTAATTACCACTGGGGAGTTCTTGTTCACCATGGAAAATCATATGTTATGATTTACCCAGGGGACAGCAACAGATTTATAGAtggaatatcaatataatgtgatacatgtatatagatacagTGCTGATATGCACAAAATGGCAATGCATCAACTGGATTGTCGTACGATTGCTCTCAATAAATTGctcttaaatatgtttaaatgaaaacatacctgcagaagtcactttataattactaaaaacattgtaaaaaagtgcaatgaaattgtagaccacaatttgacTTCATGGTCTCACCGCATGTACTCATTCCACTTCActattgatttaaataaatgatttttggcagtactgctatgTTATACACAGGCGGTCAGTTACGTGTTCTTAGGATCCTTCCTGACATTGCTATGGCCTATATAAGTGCAAATATGGTAAAGGGGAAGTTTAGATGTACCTTAAATTAAATTGTGGTTTTTCATGGGAGAAGGTATGTTTTGCAGGCACTAGTTCGTAGTTGTAGAATACCGATAATGAATAAAGCTTGGTGTAAGTATATTTATGGCGTTCATTGTTTTGGTTTTAACATCCTAGATAGTAGTGAACAAGTGAGCTAGTGACATGATTTGTAAAGAACTGAGGAGAATATTTCATTCTCttaaatacaagaaaataaaattttacccTACTCGCATTACGCATGTTACCTAAGATGTGACGATCTTAAAACCGAATCTTGTTAGGGCACATATGTGGTGATACACACACAAATTCTAATTGGTTAAAAATCGGGCCTTTGAATCTGAAATCAGTGTTTTGGTTAGCAAATAATTTACAACTGACAAATATCTTCGTCCAAACTTTAATTCTTTTTACGGAGAGCTGGAGAAACTAACGAATTTGATAGCTCATTCGTAGTGGCATGATATGATTATGCATGGAATTTAAAtaagcaaatatttttttcataaaaggACTATTCAGTGAAGCTAATTCTGCCACATAACCATAAAGCAACATATTACATAAAACTATTGTTCTACATccttttaaaaatgaaaaattccaAGGTATTGTTTACAGCTGCTATTTGATATCGTTGCAATTTCTAACCGTATAGTTATCCAACTTTCATTAGAACCGATTTATTCCCAACATAAACCCAAACCCATTACTGAAATGTGACATTAAACATAGTTGATTTCTTTTTCTTGTGTAAGGAAAAGTGACGAACTCTGTTCATTTTAATTGTAAGATGAAAACAATTGaataggttttttttaagttaGAAACACCAAGGTAACATTTTGTGCATGCTCTATTGTTTGTAAAAGAGAGATCTAATCCCTGGAATCGTATAACCCTTGCATAATATGTTTTAactatcaattatttattcttttataCATGTTGCAGTCACATTATCAACTGAAGGACCTTTTGTAGAAAATTCAGCCGTATCATTCCTGTGTCAGTTCACGTCTCAGTGGGACCCACGCACACTAAGAGGCTGGATCGGACCGGGCTCAAACACTCTAATTAGTAACGGAGCGTCGACAAGTAGAAATAAATATTCAGAGGATATCAGCAATGCCGCAGGCTCACATCAATATTCAATGACAATCCAAAACTATAACTCGGGCGACGAAGGACTTTATCAATGCCAATATGGTTTCTTTACATCCAATCTTATCACTGTGTCAATCTCAAATACCGAAGGTAATATTAAAAACAACGTAACAACATCACGAAAAGTTTACGTTTTGACAGGAAATTCCGTATACACATGTAAAGATAACCAGTATATTATAGTTAGTTAATTGAATGTAAACGATATGAACACAAgcatacagaaaaaaatatggaaaaggTACAATAAACAAATGCAAGTggtaacgtgacgctacccagatagaaacacattttgaatataataataaaaactttCTTCAAAATGTTTGAATCCAGATTTATCTCTCAACAAATAGATGTcttaagttttaatttcatgatttgtgtACAAGTAAGCAGTGGTATATCTATAAATAGAGAGTTTTGAAGCATGCCCTGTCTGTCCAGCCCACGTTTCATTTGTCAGTACTTGGTTATTTCATTAGCTTCATAACTCTATGATGTACTGAAATTATCCAATCGATATTGctatgtatcatttcaacttattGTACATTATTTGATTATTCCATAAAGTAGATCTccaatataaatttcatttcaaaaaaaaaacatatctctGAAATGAATAGATAGTTAAAGTTTAGAAGTAAATTCCCCGGTTTTGTCTCATCTGTATATATACTACAATGTACTTTGGGAAACATATAATGATGTTCATGTTTTAAACTGgatatttcttttaattctctcgTAATGTAGTACTCACATTGGAGTGATCTCCCTTCAGTTGAATTTTAGATGtctatttttgtttgtataatgtgTTATTGTTAATGAATATTTGTACCTTGTACTACTGTGTTGCTTTGTAGGGAGAATGTCTGATATATCATCTCTTTTTCGTTGACaagaaaattgtttgaaattgaaattgaaatggtAAGGTAAATGCCTGAGGTATTTTACTCAGAATTGGCTCgtcatgtatttataaataccatagtcaaaatatatataaagaatacTCATTAAGGAAAATAACGGTTTTGAATATTtagaacaaaaaattaaaaaatagaataaaCCAAGAGTTGATTAATCTAAAATGTAGTGAAATTAGCATTTGTTAAATTGTGCTGTTAATGTCTAGtctaatatttatctatttatgtaGTATTTCGTGCCTCTGGCACGGAGCCATTTCATCATCGTATATTTATGGGGTTTTTTCTTTCgtattttcctttttttgttTCGTTCTCTTTCTCACTTTAGTAGCTAATAAAAAAGAATGactatttcaaatttattttgatattagaTCTTCCCCCACCCTCTCTCTCTCAGGACATATTTATTCATTCTCATTCACTCTCCCTCTGTTAGTCTTTCTGTGGGGTGTTAATATTTTAACGATATACTAAATATACTCTATAAGGATACTGAAGAAAGAACAAAACagtaacaataataaaaaaaaaagactttaaGGGTAAGAACATATATTTCCAGTATGGAAAAAAGATTGTTTCCAGTGGTTTGGGGCCCCTACCTGCGTGGATAATCTAGTCTTCACACAAGGAAAAAGAGTTTCCGGAATTAGCAAATATTATTGGTTTGATTTTACTATTGTATAAAAAAGGTgtttttgtctatatatattttaagttaTGCTCTAATTGTTGTCAGTGAATTTCTGTACTagtttaatgtaaataaaaaaacaacaaaaaataataggCCTATCTGATGAAAAAGGAGCTCCGTGGTGATCTGTTACGGGACCCAATTAAGTTGAGCCTCGCAGTGCACGGACATATGTGACTAGGTCGTTTGATCACTATCGCGAGGTATTTtcgaaaaaacaaacaaatataagaTAACTTAAGTGCCGGAACAATAGAAGATGTCAGTCAGTCATCTGTAATTATCCTTTGACGCCCGTTGTTAAACTTATTTGGTATCCTTACGGATAGGcaaatataattgattttttattgttaAGTTGGTATTTTTTCAGTCCATCCAGTGCCGCCACCTCTGATAGATTTAGCCATTCCTGTTGCTGGTGAGGCTATCGACTTGACTTTTTATGTGCCCGGAATACGCCCTGCTGCTAGAGTGTCGTTCAATCTTACAACATCAACACAAACTGTTATTGTTTCGGTAAAGTTTTACTATAATGTTATTTCTGATCATTTTATGTTATGCTCTGACTGCAGGAGTTTCTACAATAACAATACACAAGTATCATACCTTATAATTATTTCCTTCATTTTTGTTAAGTTAATTGTCATTATTTCGAAGATATGTTTGTCGCTGACGTTAATCAACATCACATAAGTTCTTACTAGCAGACGTAATGCTATGCATATTGGCCTCTGCACATGACTTCCTAAAAGGGCATTACTATAGGAATGCATTTCTCATCTCAAATAcagatataaaaacaaattccaataatttgtgtttattcGGATCAAAAAATGTGTTCCTAATGTAGCAACTCTCTCTGATTAGCCCCTAACATGTTATCGTGTTTTGTGCTTTTACAAGGATGATGCAATTATTACTAATGTAAATAATGCTGATGGAAGAACCGTGACCAGTGTCGTGAAGATTGACGTGCCTGGCAGAACAGAAGTTGGTGATATACTTACAATAACGGTGATGGTTGGGACCTATATTGACTCCAGACAATGGACAATCAAAGGTTCGTTGTACAATTTTATTGTCATTGTTATACAGAAAAATAAACTGGCACCATTATATGTGGTACACATTCAGACGTGTATCAGGTACGTTTAGTTTAAACCGTCTTCATTCATATATCGATATATATGGGATTGAAAAAAAGCAAGCTTAAGTTTCATTTTATTCCACTCGAATAATATTCATAATGacattatattgtatttatgatTTAATTCGCACAATATTATAAGTTACACTATTTTGTGCTAATTTGATTGTGCCAATTGTTTGTTGAAGGCACTTAAAGTTGTCATACTAGTAAGTTACAATTATAGAATGATGTTATTAAGAGAACAGATCaaata
The nucleotide sequence above comes from Argopecten irradians isolate NY chromosome 1, Ai_NY, whole genome shotgun sequence. Encoded proteins:
- the LOC138329130 gene encoding uncharacterized protein, producing the protein MERMLCLLLFIFIPAVLPVTAQSVTLSTEGPFVENSAVSFLCQFTSQWDPRTLRGWIGPGSNTLISNGASTSRNKYSEDISNAAGSHQYSMTIQNYNSGDEGLYQCQYGFFTSNLITVSISNTEVHPVPPPLIDLAIPVAGEAIDLTFYVPGIRPAARVSFNLTTSTQTVIVSDDAIITNVNNADGRTVTSVVKIDVPGRTEVGDILTITVMVGTYIDSRQWTIKGYFTG